GCGTCGTAACTCAACACCTGCTGATACTCCACAATGGCATCCAGATACTGTCCTTCTTGAAAAAACTTATCGCCCTGCTCCAGATGCTGCTTAATCATTTTTTTGCGATCCGCCTCACGGATGGCGGCGATCAATTTTTCTTCTTCCGCTCTCTTACGCGCCTCGGCTAATTTGAACAGGTCGTCGCGCGTCGGCCCAAAGTTAAGGGAAACGGAAAAACGGTGTACGCTGGAAAACACATCGCTGTAAGGGCTGGAAGAAAAGGCGTAATCGATCTGAAAAATGCTGTATTTTACGCCCGCGCCAAAAGTGGGAGAACTGCCGTCCATTCCCAGGCGAACCATCGCCAGATTGCGGAATTTATACTCCGCTCCAACGTGAATCAAAAGGTCTCTTTTCTGGGAATAGTCGAAATCGAGCATTACATTAAACTGATTGCCAAAGCCCTTCATCAAAATGCGGCGCATCAGGCCAAAGCGCACCGTTAAAGGAAACTCATCCACATTATCGCCTTCTTTAACCTGCGGCGCAAACAAATTGCGAAGATTCAAACCAACCGACCAGTCGCGCAGCAGAACGTTGGTGTAAATTTGCGGGCGATACATAAAACCCAGATCCATGCCCACGCCCATATCCACCAGACTTCCCTGATCCACCAGGCCGCTCCACGCCCGGCGCACCAGCCGGATGGTTAAACCCGTGGTAAGGTCCCAGGGCAGTTTTTTAGCGTAAGAGAAAAAACCGTGGTACTCTTCCCAGGAAAAGACGCCCAGATCGGTGTTAAACACATCCGTTTGACGAATGCCGCCAATGCCGATTCTGGCCACGCCCAGGCCAAAGGTTCCCAGATTTAAAGTGGGTAATGCGTAACCCAAAAAGTCGTAATTGGTCCCTTCAAAAAGCGAGGTGTGAAAAAAGGTGGCGCTTTGCTGATACACAAACTCAAGTCCGGCCGGGTTCCAGAACACCGCCGTGGGATCATCGGCAATGGCCGTAAAGGCCCGGCCCACGCTAAAAGCGCGGGCGCCAAAGCCCATGCTCAGGTTACTTTCTGTTCCGCCCTGGCCCTGTTGTGCAAACAGCTCCATGGCTGGCAACAGAAACAGGATCAAATATATCGCGATTTTACTCATTCGTTTAATGCTCTTCATCATACTTCACCATCATTTTCTTTATTTAATGTAGGCGATTTTTGTAATATATCGCTTCACGTTGCCGCCGGACAGGGGCTTAATGTCTATGGCACACAGGTAAACGCCGTTTAAAACGCGCTGCCCCCGATCGTTTCTGCCATCCCATCGAACCAGACGGTCATAAAAACCTCTTTGCAATCCGTCCAGCTTTTTGCTCCACACCAGCTCGCCGGTTAAGGTAAAAATTCGAATCTCCACGTTGGACGCCTCTTCCAGCAAAAAGGCAATATTGGTGTAAGGATGCTGGCGACCAAACGGATTGGGAAAGTTGCCAAAAGCCTCTTCGGGATTGGTAGAAACCAGAGTAAAAGGTTTGGAAATCAGCGCATCGCTTTCGCTTAATTTATTGCCTTCTTCGTCTGATGTACTCAACGGCTTGTCGGCGTCAAAATCATAGGCGTTTACTTCCTGCAACTGGGCGCGGAACATGCGATTGACCACATTGTTTTGAAATTCGGCCACCACCATCAACTTTTTCTCCGTTTTGGGTTCGAGATCCGCCGTTTGCGCAAAAGTAATCGACAACGGGTTTGGCGTGGAATCGGTGAAAAAGTATTCCGCGTAGGTAATAGTCGGTTTAGCCAATCCCTGATAGTCGTCATAATCGATTACCTTTAGCGATTTGAGCATCTGGAACAGCGCCCTGGTCGATAGCAGATTACTCGGATCCGGAGCGTCGTTGGTGCCGTAAAAAGCCAGCTTTATGCCATTAACATGCAACGGATCGTCAAACTCTTTATTGGAAACAATGATGGACATCAACGGCACGTTTTTCTGTCCTCTGGTCAGGCTGGTGTCTGCAACGTCCAGCGGTTCGGTTTTAATGACAATCGTTTTCTGGCGGACGCGGATCGGCACAGAAACCTTGCCCAGCTCTTTATCCAGTTCGGCCGGCTGGTTCAGGTTGGCGTCCAGCGGAAGCGCATCAAAGTTGAAATTAAAACTGGTTGTTAATATCTCGTAAGGCGCCTTAATCGTCCAGTTTAAAGTTTTTCCCGTATCCGAAAACGTCTGAACGATGGTTGAACCGTTGGTTAACTTAAAGCCTTGCTTAAAGATAGACGTGTCGATTCGTACGCTTCCCTCGCCTTCCAAAGCGGCGTATTTAAGCGTGCGTTCTGTGGGGGCGTACACCGGTTTAAGCGTAATCGTTATTTCCTGCCCCTGCGACAACAAGCCCGTGTTGGCCACGGTAATCGGCGTAATGACCGGATCGCTCAAAGCCAGTTTTGCTTTAAGCTGGATGGTTAAAGTCGTCTGTTTCTGATCGGTTACCTGCAGCCCGCTATTTTCATCGACGCCGACGACCTGCACGCTTACCGTCTCCTGTCCGCTGCCGCTGTAGTCTTCGGGGATGCTCAAACTCCAAACAGCCTTATTGTTAGCGCCCACCGGAATCGGCTCCTGCGGCGCAGGCAGTTTATTGGACGGCACCTGAATAATAAGGTAAGGATTGATTACATTATCCGTTTTTTGAACCAAAACATTAAAGGCAAAGTTTTGCCCTGTAGAAACCGTGCCAGCGGGTAATTCCACAAGCGTAATACTGGCTTTTTGACTGATGAAAATGGTTTTCAAAATTTTTTCGTTTTGAATGAACGCCGGCTCGCCGGTGTTTTCATCCAGCGGCAGCTCGGTCGCCTCAATTTCCAGTTGATTGTCTTGCAACGCCAGGGTGGACAGAATTTGCGGCGTCACGTCTCCGCCCTCCTGCGCGTTTACGCGTTCCGGGGTCGCAGAAGCCACCGCTACCTGGCTGCTAACGCGTGTGGTCGTTTCCTGAACCTTGATCCACCAGAACACAGGCTGTCCTTCCGTAAAGATTTTAACGGAATCTGCCGGAGTCGGGGCGCCCTGCTCATCGACAATGGCAAACGCCCGACCAAGACGCAACACCACTTTACCCTGGCCCTGCACTCCGGCCACTTCGGGTTGATTTTGAACCAGAGCCTGCAGTTTAAAAAGCTGTCCGATCGAAACCGAATCGTCAATGGCTCCGGCCGGTTCCACGATTCTGGCCGTTAGGCTTAAACGCGCCTTTTGCACCACCTTCACGTAAATGGTGTCGGTTTGCACCACCTCGTTTAATCCGGGGATGGAAACACTTTTAGCCATTGCCGTGATAACCATGGGTTGCCAGTCCATGGCTTTGGCTGGCGCGCGCACCGTCCAGGCTACATCGGCGATCTGCTGGGTTACAGTGCGTGTCAGGCTGGTATCCAGAGACGTAAAGCCTTCGGGCAGACCAAGAACCACCTTTTTGGCCCCATCCAGCAAATAGTAGAAAACAAGGCGCGAGGCAATGTTAATGGGCGCCTGATCGGTTGAAACGATCAAACTGTCGTTGTTGTTATTCACAAAGTTCGTGGTGATTTCAATATTGTCGATCTTTTTAACGCTGATGTGCATGGTATCGGCCGATGATTGCAAGCTTGTAAAAGCCAGCGTGCCGCTGTTTTCATCCAGAGCGGGGCGAGCGGTATCTGCCGTTACGCGGATCATGCCCCGGAAGTTAATAGAAGGCGCAACGACCTTCCACACCGTCTTTTCTCCGACGTCCACCCTGTGGCTTAAAGAATCGCCTGCCGCCAGCGTTAAGTGGCTGCCCAGGGTATCCAGGCGGAGCCAGACGCCTGAACTCAGGCCGGCCTGACCGTTATTGGTAACGGTAGCTTCCAGATTAAACTGCTGATTGGTGGAGCGGAAAAGGGTATCGTCCACGGTTTCTGATTTGTTAAAACGAACCACAAGGTCGGCGCGTTTAACGATTTGAAAGGCAATGCCCACCGAATCTCTTTTAACCACAGCCGGCAGTCCGGAATTGACATCGGCGGGACGCTCGTTCTCCAAAATTTTTACATAAACCATGCCCTGTCCCGCGACATCCGGCATAACCAGCGTGTCTTCATAAGCGCCGGACCGGAAGCCCTCAATGATATTTTCGGTCGTATTGGTCTGTCCGGTTTTGCGATTTTTAGTGAACACAATGCCGCCTTCCGCCGCAAGGCGCAGCGTTCCGCTTGTGTCAAAATCGGCCATACCGGCATTGCCGATCAGGGATTGCAGAACCACCTTCTGACCGGTTGAGACCACAAAATCTTTTGCTCCGGCCGGCTCTTTCACTCTGGCGCTCAAAAAAATCTGCGGCGGCGTAATTACTCTTACGGGCAAAGATTGCGAACGCAAAATTAGGGTTTGTCCGCTGTTGGCGTCCTGCACCAGGGCGTCCACGTAAATATGGAACGCTTCCGTTGAAGCCGTTCCCGGGGCCACCAGTTTCCAGGAAACCGGCGGAGTGTTCAGGCCGTCTGGCAGGTTTTGCAAGGAACTGTCTTTTACCGAAAAGCCCTGCGGCAGAATGATGCGTGCCTGTTTATTCTGCGGCGAAATGGGGCCAAAGAACTGAAATTGAACCTGTACTTCAAACTCCTGGCCGGCAGAAAGCACGCTGTCTGCCGCGCCCGGCGGAGATGCAATGTTCCACAACACCTGCATCACGCCCTTATTTTCCACTTTCACCGGAACATAATCTGCCGCTTTAGCCACCAGTACCGGCAACGTGGTGTTAGAATCCAGTGGCGCTGATTTCAGCCTTACTCTAATGCTGTCAAAGCGATCATTTACGCTTATATCCACCGGCCGAATCGTCCACTCCACGCCCGGATTATCATTGGAAAAGGTTTTCACCGAATCCTGCGCATTGTCAACCAACTGGTAGTTGTCGGGCAGGGTAATGGCCAGTTGCCCTGTTCCAAACGGCGAGTTGCCCAGATTTTGCACGGAAGCGGTTACCACAAATTGCTGATTTACGCTAACCACAGAATCCAGCGCGCCATCGGGAGCGGTTATTTTGGCATTAACCAGTAACTGGCTGGGCTGATGAACGATAAGCTCTTCGCTGTTATCCAGCGGTTGCGCAATATCTACAAACTGGCCGATCAAATCCAGCGCTGAGGCCACCTCTGCCTTAAATTGATTACTACCCAACTGATCGGCCTGCCAGATCAGCCTGCCGCTCCTCACCGAATCTGGACCGGGCGGTATGTTTTCAATGGCTACCGAGCCCAGCAACACGGAGTTGTTCTGATAAATTTTTACAGTTGCCGTTTTTACCGTGTCCTGGCCAAGATTAGAAACTTTTACGATAAGCGGCGCATTCTGGTCAAAATTGAGATAAGGCGCGTTGGGTACGTTACTGTCTTTTCTGACGAGCAATGAATCGATCCGTAAACGGGCCGGGCGTATTACGCGCACCAGATCATTGACCAGCACGGAATCGGATTGTTCGATAACATGGGGGCGCCTGACGTCGTTAAACCGTATGTTCGGCGTTGCATAAACCAATCCCGTATCGGCCGAACTGCGGACATTAAAATACACCGTAAATTCCAGACTGTCTCCGGCGCTGATGGTGGTGTCTTCCACGCTTCCCTGCACCTGCACCCAGCCGGAAGAAACGTCCTGTTGGTTGCCTGCCTTTTTAAAATGGTAGGTCAGGTCATACAAATAGGCTGCCGATTGCCCGCTGTTTTTGAGCCGGAACATTACTGGCACGTTTTCTTCGCCCTGACGAACAACGGTCGGTTCGAAATCGATCTTGCTAAAATACAAGTAGCCGGGATTAACCACCTTGAGAATTCCGCTTAACACCGTGTCGCGGCTGAATATATTCCCCCCGATGGTCTCGCCCATGGTGTGCAGCTTTACATCATAACTGCCGGGCGCCAGATCAGCGGGCAGCTCAACCTCTTCAAAAACGACGGTAATCGTATCTTTACCTAAAAGAGAATAATTGGTCGAAAAATAGATCGGCGCGATAGCAGTGTTTAATATTTGTAAATAGTTGTCATTTTTATTAAGCGTAATCTGAGCGCTGCCCGTATCCGTTAAACTTACAGAAAAACGAACTTTTTGCTGAGCCACCACCGTATCCGGAGAGAACGACCGATCCACATACAAAGCGTTGCCAATGGTCTGGACAAACAGCTCATCGTAGGTATTAGAAACTTTCACCAGAGCGCCTCCGTCCAGCCCGATCTGACCGTAAATGCGCGTAGCGTCATTGGCCGGGAAATTTTCAGACAGATCGAAGCGAAATTTAAACAGATTGTTCTCCTCGCGCTTTAAAACGGTAAGCGTATCCAGACGCGTCATATTCAGGACGAAAGCTTCGCGGTCTTCGTCATTGGGTCCCTTAAAAATTAATTTGGTCAAATCTGGTTCAATGGGTTTGGCTTCCTGGGTGTTGGAGACCTTCATGTACACGATGATGGAATCCGCGCCCTGGACCACCTGATCGTCTGTTTGCAGTTGCACCGATTTAATGGAGATGATGCTGTCGCCAAAGGCAAATTGTCCGGCATAAATTTCAGAAGTATAAACAGAGTCGTTTGTGGCGCCGGATAAATGCAAAAAGAGTTCATATTCGTCGGCGGCAATGGGCAATACTTCTTTTCTAAAGGTCAGCAAGGTGGAATCTGGCTTACCGGCAATGGTTTTAACGCTTTGCACATCCAGGGGAATCTGATGCACCACGGTGGTCGAATTGACATTCCTGATTTGTAATCTTGTTGTGCTGGTATCCAGTTGCACAGTAGCCAGGCCAGAGTTGATCAGTTTGGTAGTAAACTGTACGGCGGCCGTGTCCACCGCCCATGAGGTTGGATCGGTTTCAACCCACTGAACACTGGCCCTGGTTTCTAACAGGAATGAAGCCGGCGAGGCCGACTGCGCGCTTGTGCTTTCGTTTGAATTTAAGTCAATGCCTTTTATTTCGCTGTTAACGTGCACCGTTACGCTATCGGCGCTGATGTCCGGCATTTCAAGCGCATAAATCAGCGTATCCTTACTCAATCCGGGCTGAGTAAAAGGCGTGGAATGACTGATTAAATTCGGATTAAAATCAAACGGCTGATCAAACTGCAGATTTACCGTGCGTACCTCAACCTTCGCCTCTCCGTCATTGCTAAACTCAATATACAGTTTTCCATGATCCTGGAACTCGCTTAATGTGTCCGGCGCTACCCACGTCTGACTGAGATTCAACTGTCCGCGCGTTTGCACCGTCAAAACATCCGGCGTGTCAACCGCGCTAACCTGGAAGGCCAGCCCGTCGTTGACGTCTTCGCCGTTAACGCGGGCATAAACATCGTAATTGCCAGAAGTTGCGTTTGTTTTAACATCTACATCAAATTCGAATTTAAGAACCTTGCCGTTTTGCAAAACGATGGGTAAGGAAGGTTCGTTGGAACGCGTGATGGTAAACTGGTCGTTCGAAGGCTCGCCATCCTTGCGAAAGGTAAGATTCACTGAATTAATCCGGGCGTCGGCTCTGTAGGCGGCCTGCTCGTTGCTTACCCAAACGCTGGCTATCAAATTTTGCTGACCGGTTGAAGCGGTATCCGGCGAAACGATCACCTTGCGAATGACCACATCCGGCCGCAGTTGTACCACCCAATTGTCGTTGACGTCTGGATCCTCTATAGTGTAATTGCGTCCGGTTGCCGGCTCATTGACATCCACAACGGCCCAGAAGGTGTCCGGCCCTGTCGTGGCCGTGGAATTGACGTCGATGGGAACGGTGTAAGTTATTTCCACTCCGGGCTGCAAGGTCCCGGGCGCGGGGCTTACGGCGCCCTGAGTGTAATTAGCGGCGCCATTGCTAAAGTTTAATGTCAGGTTCTGGATTTGCGCATCAACATCGCCCACATTTTTTAGATGCACCAGTACGTTGACGCCCTGTTGTCCTCTGGAAACCTCCTCTGGCGTTGCCTTTACCGAAACAACGCTAATGGCCGCGCCTCCGGATGTAATCTGCCAGAATAGCTGGGGAGCGCCGGTTTGCGATGAAGTCAATCCGGAAAAAAGATCGGTGTAATTTACCGAGGCGCTCAGCGTATCGTTGCCGGTGGCGGAATTCATTTTAACATCGGTTAAAATGGTCAGCGTTGTGTCAGAATTACCGCCCAGATTAAAACCAAACGTCGGATAGGTAAAGTCGTACAAACCGATTTTTTTCAAAATCTGCACATCATTGATGCGCGCCGTGGCGTTACCGGAATTTGTGAGGGTGACAAAAATTTGTTTGCCGGTATCGCCCTGGGCAACGGCGGAATCCGGCGAGGTAATGGCCGTCACCGAAACGCTGGCCGGCGAAAACACCGTCCACAAATCCGGTACATTGGCCGAATTATCAGCCAGAGTCGAATCGATATTGCTGTTCACCAGGTTTTGATCGCGCCCGCGGGCGACGGCATCCAATATTTTAAGACCTTCTGGGTCATCGGGCGGAACCTGAAAGTTCAAAGTAAAGCGCGTCTTGCCTCCGCCGGCAATGGTCGCAGGCAGGGCCGGCGTTACCTGATCGA
This sequence is a window from Caldithrix abyssi DSM 13497. Protein-coding genes within it:
- a CDS encoding PorV/PorQ family protein, with the translated sequence MSKIAIYLILFLLPAMELFAQQGQGGTESNLSMGFGARAFSVGRAFTAIADDPTAVFWNPAGLEFVYQQSATFFHTSLFEGTNYDFLGYALPTLNLGTFGLGVARIGIGGIRQTDVFNTDLGVFSWEEYHGFFSYAKKLPWDLTTGLTIRLVRRAWSGLVDQGSLVDMGVGMDLGFMYRPQIYTNVLLRDWSVGLNLRNLFAPQVKEGDNVDEFPLTVRFGLMRRILMKGFGNQFNVMLDFDYSQKRDLLIHVGAEYKFRNLAMVRLGMDGSSPTFGAGVKYSIFQIDYAFSSSPYSDVFSSVHRFSVSLNFGPTRDDLFKLAEARKRAEEEKLIAAIREADRKKMIKQHLEQGDKFFQEGQYLDAIVEYQQVLSYDAFNQKAKVMLDSADALLQKRFEEEREKTIKLALDKERAELDRQFIQKHFERGKTYLNNNQFTQALIEFNLALERAPEDPTILQAIQTTKRRLNEELNRLVTKIREEFRKGNYSEALRLVGEARLLGADNQALQNEIETLSQRIKVQETIQRGLSFFELGEYDLALKVFEEALRLNPENELVKQYYEKARIESRSKQEELDPAAEKRFLQGVDMFVKGKYQQAIDIWQEILKDYPYNKKVLTAIENARERLKKTK
- a CDS encoding Ig-like domain-containing protein, which translates into the protein MRDKLILVFILFSLTLHQAFADQGGIDNFGHMWTDSRGTVAIDYNWIDIKSSANQIFAAGFNDEAPVGVALPFKVSFYGKQHDSLFISPNGWISFKNPGANSYPANDSLPGLSGPDSIIAVYWDDLLSDSRYDGGVYYAVTGSAPNRKIVVQWDAIDNYLSQTKTLICELVIFEQSNLIKMQYNTIDSEYNGGGTATIGIGADATDGLTYYYGTGVGLGPLTSNMAILFHNKRLISGVTAAISPTSGPAGSYTTFYYHFYNIDLSGAQGIGKLDRFAIKNPFLAVPAVHAIYINGSSAYIQNSQNQPADPGFATWYYDTVTDSLFIRTSSFDVIDSLRVVFGLSLPTSLSQNNAFPSTYDAVLDSSLRASSTDGGYSVNVTSGPVSYYAFNPSTDQSITAGGSVNFTITARDQYGNGVINSETVNISTPGSGTATVSPSASLTFSNDSTLSFSVSDNTVGSFTVRAVNSVNSEVNGESGLISVTASTADHFVRLTAEDPIVVGNDRLLQFRLEDVYGNVVSSASVTFTRVRGNGTFSNGLNNITVTTDANGIAEALYTASTSTAYVSDSIDVVSGAVTSTYVMTLQAGGISYYTFNPATDQSITAGGSVNFTITARDQYGNGVINSSTVNISTPGSGTATVSPSASLTFSNDSTLSFSVSDTVVGSFTVRAAKSDNSNIKGESGLITVNAAPLAYVIIRSEANNGGQEVGALNLTTDDAYTFYAAGYDQYGNFISDTDVTWSSTGTLESVNATGAKYTFNPSVAGGSGQIVATPTGGATADQTGTITVSAGALAELRLQTADVNGGQTMGDTSLTADQTLTLYAIGYDADGNYLGQTSANWTLNSLTGTLSPANPSASVTFTPDQTGSGSISAQASANAQISDQTGSITVNAGAISYVLIRDEANGGGQEVGAVSLSAGQTLTLYAAGYDANNNFAGNANVDWSTTGTLTGLSANNTNTYVVSLSPTEPGSGTVVTSNANGWTDDATGTITVSEASLASIKIRTAANNGGVELGDSTANAGDSWTLYAAGYDLYGNYLGDVAVKWSASGDSIGYYSLVDSSVSNTFNFTTVNSGKLIVNKKYGTSTLSDASGIIKVNPGAPVSMSYVSSNNFSGSAGSELNDSLAVKVLDAFNNPVPGVTVDWKTQDPTSTLNPPTDLTNTLGISRSKWKLRNTIGKDSAYAVVNVIPDSLKFTANVLESQANALNRWVDASNDSARIGVVKTQLTQAMVVEVTDSLGNPVENVPLTFAVLNYPQGGGDFDFAPGASATTDQTGRASVYFTPGSKSGLYQITAYNDNLLNSGTVFFSVTADPAAADHIVLLTQNNQQDTVATSYGDSVRVKVVDAYDNPISGVTINWQPTSTGQVNPASSVTNSSGKAATQWILRQTVDRDTLVVSSSGLANVEVYASLIPAQPFAVVADSGNYRTAVAGNNQLLRARVEDQYGNVISGQKVSFETLNSNGYLSSYAVITNENGQAQTTYTSPEDVDSSQVRAFITGVDTALFTLYAIRYQSASLQPKVVNLNEPISFYVTVTNSGKDAVALDTANTTFSFANGQFVSSIDSPLVLSPGVNRLKYRAKSILSSVGSGNYTPELKFTGSGVYAGMVGTTRTDDGELSVEPVRLLSVTVPAPKTVARGAQKDQIKIKVRNSGNYDVKVDSIHLTFTPDYNFQQVRTSGVDTILAGTDAFYEFSVTVPAAAPEDSITVDAEIFVTAISSGNRVTDSSADQTDYFLITPQADLQYVAFSPMTVSENQQVQFTFQVQNNGQYDIILDKNQTRLEFGSQAFFLTNNQTAVANGVSDLIFAASTVNLAAANSPYAGVLYVVGDENTQTIYDTLYTASKNDSLAVQTIAQLTINSVSLSDTLVSQGEQGDTLRITLQNIGQATARITTGDSVLIQYQSDYVLTPLQSFPFDVPGNSSSTLSYLIKVAADAPLGLDTFRVEIGYQDVNSETAYHASDAQKFDSWEVLGKGTLSILSVLTNYDSVSTGQDSILVTMRFKNIGQNAVQLDSAALTFSYGSYVASTVKRYLTRTLAVNQSDTIQFKVQVEATSATGTASINGWLYGHDGNTGIQISDTGADTTDSWLIVSAANLVALNYEPERISSGQMVAPWVTVQNEGQAIVHFDPTKTYLYLVDDPTFRRLLVRPLSIDGLTTDTLFFESDVASGTSGQYALKLNLTGDENGSFYNQDIDVPDLLTIEQGAVLTIDSVIAAAENISQGTDTSVVVTVLNEGEATLIVDSLYLSAYPQIDQVTPALPATIAGGGKTRFTLNFQVPPDDPEGLKILDAVARGRDQNLVNSNIDSTLADNSANVPDLWTVFSPASVSVTAITSPDSAVAQGDTGKQIFVTLTNSGNATARINDVQILKKIGLYDFTYPTFGFNLGGNSDTTLTILTDVKMNSATGNDTLSASVNYTDLFSGLTSSQTGAPQLFWQITSGGAAISVVSVKATPEEVSRGQQGVNVLVHLKNVGDVDAQIQNLTLNFSNGAANYTQGAVSPAPGTLQPGVEITYTVPIDVNSTATTGPDTFWAVVDVNEPATGRNYTIEDPDVNDNWVVQLRPDVVIRKVIVSPDTASTGQQNLIASVWVSNEQAAYRADARINSVNLTFRKDGEPSNDQFTITRSNEPSLPIVLQNGKVLKFEFDVDVKTNATSGNYDVYARVNGEDVNDGLAFQVSAVDTPDVLTVQTRGQLNLSQTWVAPDTLSEFQDHGKLYIEFSNDGEAKVEVRTVNLQFDQPFDFNPNLISHSTPFTQPGLSKDTLIYALEMPDISADSVTVHVNSEIKGIDLNSNESTSAQSASPASFLLETRASVQWVETDPTSWAVDTAAVQFTTKLINSGLATVQLDTSTTRLQIRNVNSTTVVHQIPLDVQSVKTIAGKPDSTLLTFRKEVLPIAADEYELFLHLSGATNDSVYTSEIYAGQFAFGDSIISIKSVQLQTDDQVVQGADSIIVYMKVSNTQEAKPIEPDLTKLIFKGPNDEDREAFVLNMTRLDTLTVLKREENNLFKFRFDLSENFPANDATRIYGQIGLDGGALVKVSNTYDELFVQTIGNALYVDRSFSPDTVVAQQKVRFSVSLTDTGSAQITLNKNDNYLQILNTAIAPIYFSTNYSLLGKDTITVVFEEVELPADLAPGSYDVKLHTMGETIGGNIFSRDTVLSGILKVVNPGYLYFSKIDFEPTVVRQGEENVPVMFRLKNSGQSAAYLYDLTYHFKKAGNQQDVSSGWVQVQGSVEDTTISAGDSLEFTVYFNVRSSADTGLVYATPNIRFNDVRRPHVIEQSDSVLVNDLVRVIRPARLRIDSLLVRKDSNVPNAPYLNFDQNAPLIVKVSNLGQDTVKTATVKIYQNNSVLLGSVAIENIPPGPDSVRSGRLIWQADQLGSNQFKAEVASALDLIGQFVDIAQPLDNSEELIVHQPSQLLVNAKITAPDGALDSVVSVNQQFVVTASVQNLGNSPFGTGQLAITLPDNYQLVDNAQDSVKTFSNDNPGVEWTIRPVDISVNDRFDSIRVRLKSAPLDSNTTLPVLVAKAADYVPVKVENKGVMQVLWNIASPPGAADSVLSAGQEFEVQVQFQFFGPISPQNKQARIILPQGFSVKDSSLQNLPDGLNTPPVSWKLVAPGTASTEAFHIYVDALVQDANSGQTLILRSQSLPVRVITPPQIFLSARVKEPAGAKDFVVSTGQKVVLQSLIGNAGMADFDTSGTLRLAAEGGIVFTKNRKTGQTNTTENIIEGFRSGAYEDTLVMPDVAGQGMVYVKILENERPADVNSGLPAVVKRDSVGIAFQIVKRADLVVRFNKSETVDDTLFRSTNQQFNLEATVTNNGQAGLSSGVWLRLDTLGSHLTLAAGDSLSHRVDVGEKTVWKVVAPSINFRGMIRVTADTARPALDENSGTLAFTSLQSSADTMHISVKKIDNIEITTNFVNNNNDSLIVSTDQAPINIASRLVFYYLLDGAKKVVLGLPEGFTSLDTSLTRTVTQQIADVAWTVRAPAKAMDWQPMVITAMAKSVSIPGLNEVVQTDTIYVKVVQKARLSLTARIVEPAGAIDDSVSIGQLFKLQALVQNQPEVAGVQGQGKVVLRLGRAFAIVDEQGAPTPADSVKIFTEGQPVFWWIKVQETTTRVSSQVAVASATPERVNAQEGGDVTPQILSTLALQDNQLEIEATELPLDENTGEPAFIQNEKILKTIFISQKASITLVELPAGTVSTGQNFAFNVLVQKTDNVINPYLIIQVPSNKLPAPQEPIPVGANNKAVWSLSIPEDYSGSGQETVSVQVVGVDENSGLQVTDQKQTTLTIQLKAKLALSDPVITPITVANTGLLSQGQEITITLKPVYAPTERTLKYAALEGEGSVRIDTSIFKQGFKLTNGSTIVQTFSDTGKTLNWTIKAPYEILTTSFNFNFDALPLDANLNQPAELDKELGKVSVPIRVRQKTIVIKTEPLDVADTSLTRGQKNVPLMSIIVSNKEFDDPLHVNGIKLAFYGTNDAPDPSNLLSTRALFQMLKSLKVIDYDDYQGLAKPTITYAEYFFTDSTPNPLSITFAQTADLEPKTEKKLMVVAEFQNNVVNRMFRAQLQEVNAYDFDADKPLSTSDEEGNKLSESDALISKPFTLVSTNPEEAFGNFPNPFGRQHPYTNIAFLLEEASNVEIRIFTLTGELVWSKKLDGLQRGFYDRLVRWDGRNDRGQRVLNGVYLCAIDIKPLSGGNVKRYITKIAYIK